Within the uncultured Draconibacterium sp. genome, the region GGATACTGGGATTAAAATACTGCGGAAAAGTGGCAGGAAAAACCTGTATTGCAGAGCGCGAAAAGCCGGTGGTTTTTGTCACACACATGGAACACCACTCGAACCATACCTCGTGGTACGAAACCAGTGCCGATGTTGTGGTTGTTGAACCCGGCGAAGGTTTGTTGATCGACACGAATAACCTGCGAAAAGCGCTGGAAAAATACAAAGACAGACCATTTAAAATCGGTTCGTTTACCGCGTGCTCGAATGTAACCGGAGTGCGCACACCATATCATGAAATGGCAAAAATTATGCACGAATATGGTGGTGTTTGTTTTATCGATTTTGCTGCCTCTGCTCCATACGACGAAATAAATATGCATCCTGAAAATCCGATGGAAAAACTGGATGCCGTTATGTTTTCGCCGCACAAATTTTTGGGAGGTCCGGGCTCATCCGGCGTAATTGTTTTTGATGCCAGCATGTATAAAAATACCGTTCCCGATAATCCGGGAGGAGGTACTGTTGACTGGACAAATCGTTGGGGAAAATATAAATATGTTGACGATATCGAAGCTCGTGAAGACGGAGGAACTCCCGGATTTTTGCAATCAATACGAACAGCACTGTGCTTTGATTTAAAAGACCAGATGGGGATTGAAAACATCCGCAAACGAGAAGTGGAATTGCTGGAGAGGGCATTTAAAGGACTGGACGAAATTAAAGGGTTGAATATTCTGGCCGATAATGTACGCGACCGACTTGGCGTAATTTCCTTTTTTGTAGAAGGAATTCATTACAACCTTTTGGTCCGTTTACTAAACGACAAATATGGTATTCAAACCCGCGGGGGTTGTGCATGTGCTGGAACTTACGGACACTTTTTGTTAGAAGTTTCGCTGGAGCAATCGGAGGAAATTACTGATAAAATCAACCACGGCGACCTGTCGGATAAACCGGGCTGGGTACGCTGGTCGCTCCACCCGACAATGACTGATGAGGAGGTGGATACAATGATTGACGCATTGAATGATATCGTTTCGAACATTAAGGAATACAAGAAAGATTACGAGTACGTAAATCGCACCAACACTTTCTGGCATAAAGATGAAAAAGACGACCAGGAATTGATGAATAAGTGGTTTACGCTCGAACACGAGTAATCGATCAATTCACTTCTACTTTCGCTTACCTAATTTAGTAGCAACAAAACTTATTATAAGTATTTGAATGGGATGAAAAATCATTATCGGCAGCAACATAATTCCGGTAGTTGCCGACTGCTGAAACAATATTTTGGCAAAAACAGTTCCGTGTACCAACGACTTTTTAGTTCCGCAGAATTGTGCAGTAATCTGATCCTCAATATTAAACCGTAACAACTGTGCTACTTTTAGTGTTAGGAAATAAATCGCATAAAAAAGAATGATCACAGCCGTTACGATCAGAGTTAGATCGACAACATCAACGGCGCTAAATACCTTGTTTTCGAAAGAATGTGAAAAGCTTTTGAAGATGATCAGTAGAATCACCGATTTATCGAACAACGTGAGATAACGACTGTATTTGCGAGCGTAATCGCCCCAATAACGTTGCAAAATTACACCAAGAATAACAGGAAGCAGAATTTCGGTAAGCAGTTTGAAATAAATTTCGCCAAGATTAAAATCAATGGTAGTCTGTGTTAAAAACAGCCCCATCCAAAGCGGTGTAATCACAATACCAATCAATCCCGAAATGCTGGCGTTAAAAATGGCCGCCGGAATATTTCCTTTAGCAATGGAAACCATCACCACCGACGATGAAACGGTTGACGGCAACGCAGCCAAAAACAAAAATGCCAGCCAGATCGTTTGTCCGTTTTCGGTTTTTATAAGGGGGCAAAAGGCAAGAACAATTAAAGGAAAAACCAAAAAGGTAGTTGTCTGTACCACAACATGAAGCTTCCAGTTTTTTAACCCCATTTTTATATCTCGCGGGCTTAGTTTCAACCCGTAGAAAAAGAAAATCAGCGAAATACCGACACTCGCAATTAAATCCAGTGGCGCACCACTTTCCGGACTTCCAATTCCGGGGAAAAACCAGGACAGAATAATAACACCGATAATGGCTAAAACGAATTTATCTATCTTCATTATATAATAGTAGTAAGATTATAGCATCGAACCATGCGCTGCTACGTCAGTAAAAATACCCTCGAAAATTTCTTTTCCAAAATAAATTTCAAGCTATCCATATGAAATCTCTTTTTGTTAATATGGTTACAAATGATTTTCTACCTTTGAGAGGTATGACAATGAAATACGAAAACGGTCTGGTTTTAAGTGGTGGCGGCACGCGAGGTTTTGCTCACCTTGGCGTTATTGCGGCGCTCGACAAACTGGGTATTCAACCCGATGTAATTTCGGGTGTTAGTGCCGGCGCGATTGTTGGTGTTTTTATCGCCGCCGGGAAATCGCCCGAAGAAATCCGCGATAATTTTAAACGCGGCTGGTTTTTTCAATATACTAAAATTCATTTGCCGGTCGATGGCTTGCTAAAGCTTGATGGTTTAAAGGAAATTCTGGAAAAAGAAATTGCTGTAAAAAACATCGAAGACCTTAAAACACCGTTTTATGTTTGTGTGTCGAACCTGAACAAAGGAACTGTAGAATATCGAAACACCGGTAGCCTTGGCGCTACTGTGCTGGCCTCGGCATCTATTCCTGTTATTTTTGCCCCCGTTGAGTTGGGCAGGTATTTATATGTCGACGGCGGATTGATGGATAACATCCCCGTTGCACCAATCCGAAAAGATTGCCAACGCGTTATTGCGTCAAACATCAGCCCCATTAACCCGAAAGCTAAAATGAAGAACCTCATTCAAATTGCCACTCGAACCGTTTATATGAGTGTGAATCAAAAACTGGAGGAAATAAAAAAACAGGTTGATGTTTATATCGAGCCCAAAGGAATCGACGAATTCGATGTTTTCCAACGAAAACACGCCGATGAGCTTTTCGACCTGGGCTACAAAAAAACGCTTGAGGTGCTGAAATAAAAACAGATATGATGTACGGGAATTACGAGCAGAGATGAAAGAAGAACTGCCCCCCTAACCTCCCCAAGGAGGGATAAGATTCTTGGTAAAAATATCGTCCACAACTTTTATCCAAAGGCCAAAAGTCCCCTTTGTGGATCTAGGGGTCAAAGCATAAGTTTGGAAGCCGATGAATAAATATACATGGTCTAACGAGCCAATTCTGAAATAAAAAAGCCGCTCCGGAAATTCCCGAAACGGCTCTGCATCTATTTTATCTTTATTAATTACTCAAAAAGATTCTCATCCCTGATGATCATTAAAATTGCGGAATGCGGCAAAATAATGTACTTCTCGTTATTAAACTCAATTTCGTGGCCGCTCTTATTTAAATAAATGGCAAGGTCGCCAATGTGCGTTTGCAGCGGTACATATTTTACTTCTTCCTTTTTTTCTTTCCAGGCTTCGTCTTCTTCGCTTACTGCCGGAATCGGGTAACCCGGTCCAACTTTTACAATGTAACCACTTTGCACTTTCTCGTTCTCCTGAACATATGGAGGCAAATACAACCCCGACTTGGTTTTTCCCGACGGGTTTTTGGGTTTTACCAAAACGCGGTCGCCAACCATTATAAATTTTTCCAGATCTTTTTCTTCAATTACTAACGACATAAACAATACATTTTATCACTAGTGGGTATTAAAAATTAATAAGCGTTCTTTGAAATTCTTTGTTAGTCGTACTTGTAGCGATTTTTGATAGCGTGACGATTTGAATTGAAAATACGGATTTTTGCATGCAAACAAGCAATTATCCATGAACCAAGGCAAATATATCTTCGCACAACTTACAGATTTTTTACCCAGACGTGTATTTGACAGAATTGTCAGCAAACACAACGGGAATAAGTATGTGAGAACTTTTACATGTTGGAATCAAATGCTATGTATGGTATTTGGACAGCTAACTTCAAGAGACAGTATGAGAGATCTACTCTTAAGTCTTGAAGCTCATAAATCTAAATATTATCATCTCGGATTTGGTTCAACAATAACTCGAAGAAACCTTGGCAAAGCCAATGAAAAACGTAGTTATAAAATCTTTGAAGATTTTGCTTATGTTCTCATAGAGGAAGCACGCAAAAGCTGCTACAGATCGGATTTTGAAATCAACGTTGACGGCAATATTTATGCATTTGATTCATCAACAATAGATCTTTGTCTTAGCGTATTCTGGTGGGCTGAGTTTCGGAAAACAAAAGGTGGCATTAAACTGCACACTTTGTATGATGTTAAAACATCTATACCTACGTTCTTGTATATCTCAAATGCCAAAATGCACGATGTCAATGCACTTGATTTAATCTCATATGAGCCTGGAAGCTTTTATGTGATCGACAAAGCTTACATTGATTTTAAAAGGCTATATCATCTTCACCAGCAGCGGGCTTTCTTTGTTACACGGGCAAAAGATAACATGCGATTTAAGCGGTTGTATTCAAACCCCGTTGACAAAGCAACCGGAGTGAAATATGATCAAATCGGCAAGTTGGAAACTTATTACCCAAGCAAAGATTATCCAGAGAAGCTTAGGAGAGTAAAATACTATGATTGTGAATCAGATAAGGAACTAATTTTCCTTACCAACAACATGGAACTTAAACCTACCGAAATAGCTTATCTGTATAAGAAGCGTTGGGAAGTAGAACTGTTCTTCAAGTGGATGAAACAGCATCTGAAGATAAAATCCTTTTGGGGAACAACTATTAATGCTGTAAAAATCCAAATGTATTGTGCGATCATCGCATACTGTCTTGTTGCCCTAATTGGTAACAGGTTGAAAGTTAACCGCTCAATCTACGAAATCCTACAAATCCTTAGCATATCTCTACTCGATAAAACTCCTGTAAAAGAAGTGCTTACGAAATACGATTACAAAAATATCAAAGAACTAAAAAATAAACAATTAATAATCAGCGGGTTTTAAGTGCCCGCTAATGACATTTTATGTTGACAAAGATACAAGTTTTCGAATTTGCAGTAAAAAAAGTTAAAGGTTCAAGAATTTTTTTCTTCGATATTGAAAGGAGTTCTCAAACAAATAACCATTATTTTTTCGATCTATTTAACTCTTTATTCAATTTTTCAAAGAACTGCAAACACGCCTACATCTCTCTCTTTCTGCTTTTTATGAATTTTTATCAAAATTATTTTGAAAAAATATACTACTTTGTTTTGCATAGTACCATTTTTTATACTTATATTTGCAATACAAAGTTCAGGTTTTAAACCAGTACATTTTAAAAAAAAGTTCTAAATTTTTGTAACGAATCCAATTTTTGGTCGTCTTAATATCGAAAACAAGAAAACAGAACGAGAAAACAAGAAACAAAAAAGTCGAAGCAACAAAAACAAGAAAACAAAAACAAAAGCAGGAGGAAAAGTCATGAAAACAACAAACAATGTTCAGAAAGCAATCACAAAATCAATGGCGGTTATTATTAGTTTGGTTTTGATCAGCATTACAGTAAATGCACAGGATTTTTGGAGAACCGTAATGGAAAGCAACAGCTTCAGCCAAATAGCCATGGCAATGACAGATAACTCTGAAGCTAGCTCAGCATCAGCCGATGCAACATCAACAACAGATATGAGTGCCTATGCTAAATATGCAGAAGTTGAAGCAGAAGAAGCATTAGACGTAGAAAACTGGATGCTTGCCGAAAACAATTTCTTTACAACAATAGAAGTAGCAACAGAAGCAGAAAACGCACTTGAAGTAGAAAACTGGATGACTGACGAAAGCTATTTTAACGGAATGGCAAGCTACTTTAAAGTTGACGCTGAAGAAGCACTTGTAGTGGAAGACTGGATGCAAAATACCGACTACTTCGGAGTTCAAACAGTAGACGTTGAAGAAGAAGCAGAAGTAGGTTTAGAAGTGGAAGCATGGATGACAAACGCAGAAATCTGGAACATCTAATTACGAATAACTCATTTTAATAAAAAAACCGCTGCTTTTTAATTAAAGCGGCGGTTTTTTATTTATTGTAACTGTCATTTCGAACGCAGTGAGAATTGAAAATCAGCGGAGCTAAATCTGTAACACTTATAGATTACGCTAAAGATTTCTCCTCATTCTTCGTTCGAAATGACAATATTTTCTACTTACAAATTTAAGTTATCAGGTATTCATTATGGATATCTGTTAAAACCTCACAACCCGTTGGAGTTACCAGAACGGTATGTTCAAACTGTGCCGACAGTTTATTATCAACTGTCCTTGCTGTCCAGCCATCGTTTTTATCGATCACCGCTTTGGGTTTTCCCTGGTTAATCATCGGCTCAATAGTAAATATCATTCCCGGTTTCATTTCCGGTCCTGAGTTTCTTCGCGAAGCATGATCTACCTGCGGTTCTTCATGAAAATCGATACCAACACCGTGTCCACAAAACTCATAAACAACACTGTACCCCTGTGCTTTGGCATAACGCTGAATAACAAACCCGATATTTCCGAAACGGTTGCCCGGTTTCACCTGCTCAATTCCAAGATCGAGGCAGTGGCCGGTGGTATCGATAAGATCTTCCACTTCCTGACTAACATCACCCACTGTAAACATACGCGAAGTATCGCCGTAGAAACCGTCTAAAATTGTTGTTATATCAATATTCAGGATATCGCCTTCTTTCAAAACTGTAGCTTTTGAAGGAATACCGTGACAAATTACCTCATTTAAAGAAATACAACTCGATTTGGGATAACCGTTGTATCCCTTAGTAGCTGAGATTGCTCCATGAGATCGAATAAATTCATCGATCTTATCATCAATGAATTCGGTGTTCATTCCAGCCTTTACAAACTGTTCGGCATAATCAAGTGCTTGCGCAGCGAGTCTTGAGCTTTTTCGTATACCTTCAATCTGTTCCGGTGTCTTTATTATTATTTTTCCCATAAAACTTAATATTTGCTGCAAAATTGAACATTTGTTATTGATTTTCAAAAACCGAACAATAAATTTGCGAAAAAGTTTATATAAAGCCGGAAGTTGAAAGACCGAAGAGGAAAGACA harbors:
- a CDS encoding bile acid:sodium symporter family protein codes for the protein MKIDKFVLAIIGVIILSWFFPGIGSPESGAPLDLIASVGISLIFFFYGLKLSPRDIKMGLKNWKLHVVVQTTTFLVFPLIVLAFCPLIKTENGQTIWLAFLFLAALPSTVSSSVVMVSIAKGNIPAAIFNASISGLIGIVITPLWMGLFLTQTTIDFNLGEIYFKLLTEILLPVILGVILQRYWGDYARKYSRYLTLFDKSVILLIIFKSFSHSFENKVFSAVDVVDLTLIVTAVIILFYAIYFLTLKVAQLLRFNIEDQITAQFCGTKKSLVHGTVFAKILFQQSATTGIMLLPIMIFHPIQILIISFVATKLGKRK
- a CDS encoding IS4 family transposase codes for the protein MNQGKYIFAQLTDFLPRRVFDRIVSKHNGNKYVRTFTCWNQMLCMVFGQLTSRDSMRDLLLSLEAHKSKYYHLGFGSTITRRNLGKANEKRSYKIFEDFAYVLIEEARKSCYRSDFEINVDGNIYAFDSSTIDLCLSVFWWAEFRKTKGGIKLHTLYDVKTSIPTFLYISNAKMHDVNALDLISYEPGSFYVIDKAYIDFKRLYHLHQQRAFFVTRAKDNMRFKRLYSNPVDKATGVKYDQIGKLETYYPSKDYPEKLRRVKYYDCESDKELIFLTNNMELKPTEIAYLYKKRWEVELFFKWMKQHLKIKSFWGTTINAVKIQMYCAIIAYCLVALIGNRLKVNRSIYEILQILSISLLDKTPVKEVLTKYDYKNIKELKNKQLIISGF
- the map gene encoding type I methionyl aminopeptidase, with amino-acid sequence MGKIIIKTPEQIEGIRKSSRLAAQALDYAEQFVKAGMNTEFIDDKIDEFIRSHGAISATKGYNGYPKSSCISLNEVICHGIPSKATVLKEGDILNIDITTILDGFYGDTSRMFTVGDVSQEVEDLIDTTGHCLDLGIEQVKPGNRFGNIGFVIQRYAKAQGYSVVYEFCGHGVGIDFHEEPQVDHASRRNSGPEMKPGMIFTIEPMINQGKPKAVIDKNDGWTARTVDNKLSAQFEHTVLVTPTGCEVLTDIHNEYLIT
- a CDS encoding co-chaperone GroES family protein — translated: MSLVIEEKDLEKFIMVGDRVLVKPKNPSGKTKSGLYLPPYVQENEKVQSGYIVKVGPGYPIPAVSEEDEAWKEKKEEVKYVPLQTHIGDLAIYLNKSGHEIEFNNEKYIILPHSAILMIIRDENLFE
- a CDS encoding aminotransferase class V-fold PLP-dependent enzyme gives rise to the protein MASLEKYFNQFRKNIVGIDQEFETPYGKMKINYGDWIASGRLYRPIECKITDEIGPYVGNTHTETSETGLRMTHAYHKSHQLIKQHVNAGPDDIIITAGFGMTAVINKFQRILGLKYCGKVAGKTCIAEREKPVVFVTHMEHHSNHTSWYETSADVVVVEPGEGLLIDTNNLRKALEKYKDRPFKIGSFTACSNVTGVRTPYHEMAKIMHEYGGVCFIDFAASAPYDEINMHPENPMEKLDAVMFSPHKFLGGPGSSGVIVFDASMYKNTVPDNPGGGTVDWTNRWGKYKYVDDIEAREDGGTPGFLQSIRTALCFDLKDQMGIENIRKREVELLERAFKGLDEIKGLNILADNVRDRLGVISFFVEGIHYNLLVRLLNDKYGIQTRGGCACAGTYGHFLLEVSLEQSEEITDKINHGDLSDKPGWVRWSLHPTMTDEEVDTMIDALNDIVSNIKEYKKDYEYVNRTNTFWHKDEKDDQELMNKWFTLEHE
- a CDS encoding patatin-like phospholipase family protein, encoding MKYENGLVLSGGGTRGFAHLGVIAALDKLGIQPDVISGVSAGAIVGVFIAAGKSPEEIRDNFKRGWFFQYTKIHLPVDGLLKLDGLKEILEKEIAVKNIEDLKTPFYVCVSNLNKGTVEYRNTGSLGATVLASASIPVIFAPVELGRYLYVDGGLMDNIPVAPIRKDCQRVIASNISPINPKAKMKNLIQIATRTVYMSVNQKLEEIKKQVDVYIEPKGIDEFDVFQRKHADELFDLGYKKTLEVLK